The DNA window GCTGCGCACGCTGGACCGGTCGGCCCGCTCCCCCATGAACCGCGCGCTGGCGAACGGCACCCCGCTCTTCTTCGAGCACCCGGCCGCGTACGCCGCCGCCTTCCCGGACACGGTCGCCGACCCGGAGCCCGACCACCAGGCGTGGGCGGTACTGCCGCTCACCGCCGCCGACCGGCCGGTCGGCACCTGCCTGATCGCCTTCCGCCGACCGCGCGGCTTCACCCCCGAGGACCGCACCCAGTACACCGCGCTGGCCGGCATCCTCGCCCAGTCGCTGGCCCGGGCCCGCCTCTTCGACCAGGAGCGGCGGCGGATGACCGAACTCCAGCGGGTGATGCTCCCCCGGCGCCTCCCCGAGCTGCCCGGACTCGCCACCGCCGCCCGCTATCTGCCCGGCTCGGAGGGCATGGAGGTGGGCGGCGACTGGTACGACGTGCTGCCGCTGCCCGACGGCCGGGTGGGCCTGGTCATCGGCGACGTCCAGGGCCACTCCACCCGGGCGGCGGCCGTGATGGGCCAACTCCGGATCGCGCTGCGCGCCTACGCCGCCGAGGGCCACGACCCCGCCACCCTGATGACCCGCACCAACCGGCTGCTCTGCGGGCTGGACACCGAACTCTTCGCCACCTGCTGCTACGTCGAACTGGACCCGGCCGACGGCTCCGCCCGGGTGGTGCGGGCCGGCCACCCCCACCCGCTGCTGCTGGACCCGGACGGCGACGCGGCCGAACTGGAGGTCACCGGCGGCCTGCCGCTCGGCCTGGACGCCGCCGAGGAGTACGCGGTCAGCCGGATCGTGCTGCCACCCGGCGCCCTGCTGCTGCTGCACACCGACGGGCTGGTCGAGAGCCGGGACAAGGAGTACGGCGACGCCGTCGAGGACCTGCTCGTACTGCTGCGCCACTGGGCCTGCTCCCCGGACGGCGACGGGCATGTCGGACCCTCCGGCCAGCGCCACGCCGTACAGCGGCTCGCCGACCGGGTGGCCGCCCCGGCGGCGGCCCGCCGGGCCCGGGAGGACGACATCGCCCTGCTGCTGGTCCGCCGCACCCCCGACCCGGACGCCGCGCCACCGGTCGCCGCCGACTGGCGGATCGCCGCCGGAGACCTGCGGGCCCTCGCCGACGCCCGGCGCGACCTGCGGCGGCAGCTCACCGCGTGGGGGCTGCCGTCGCTCGCCCGGGACGCCGAACTGCTGGCGGCCGAGCTGATGAGCAATGCGGTGCTGCACGCCGGCGGCGATGTCGAGCTGAACGCCCGGCTGGACGGCGATGTGCTGCGGGTGGAGGTGCTGGACAGCAGCCGGCACCGGCCGAGGCTGATGCCGGAGGGCGGCGGGCTGGACGGGGAGGACGGCGTGGAGGACGGCCGGGTCCCGGTCAGCGGGCGCGGCGTGCGGCTGGTCGACGCCTATGCGGAGCGGTGGGGGTGGGAGCCGCTGGGGGACCGCAAGGCGGTCTGGTTCGAACTCCGGGACGGGGACGGCCGGGGCTGATGCCGGAGCGCGGCTGGGCCTGGAGGCGGCTGGTGGCTGCGGGCCCGGGTCGGGCAGGCTGGCCGGGTGGCGGTCTCGCGGTATGCGGAGTGGCGGCCGGCGGCGGCGCCGGACCGGTATGTGGCCTGCCTCTGGGTCC is part of the Peterkaempfera bronchialis genome and encodes:
- a CDS encoding SpoIIE family protein phosphatase; translated protein: MMQGGDGEGSRDNAIARLLSCTDPGTLLHTLVHAGLSDLGARAGAVYLVQDDGWLRLAAAIGVEPHLLEGRRLLPPDHDLPVAQVVRTHQPVYVPTEAEHQAFPSVVEMKSGNVSFAAMPLLVDDRCLGAIFIGLDRPWAFSEADRAALFAMTAVCAHRLEHLLAFDRAGGPPDGRAVRLLDARNRAARLELAMSATATGSFDWEFAAGTLIWDERLCRIFGLDPGDFDERFETFLDAVHPDDVPLVESAIAEAIESRGEYRAVCRIVRTDGAIRWVDAKGRVITDAGGRPMRMVGVTFDCTEQRLRDEREEAHQRTRRARERFTLRITRALSQASTVDEVVQVMTGTALPALGADALVVHLGDGGQLRLAGAAGYGEGARERLRTLDRSARSPMNRALANGTPLFFEHPAAYAAAFPDTVADPEPDHQAWAVLPLTAADRPVGTCLIAFRRPRGFTPEDRTQYTALAGILAQSLARARLFDQERRRMTELQRVMLPRRLPELPGLATAARYLPGSEGMEVGGDWYDVLPLPDGRVGLVIGDVQGHSTRAAAVMGQLRIALRAYAAEGHDPATLMTRTNRLLCGLDTELFATCCYVELDPADGSARVVRAGHPHPLLLDPDGDAAELEVTGGLPLGLDAAEEYAVSRIVLPPGALLLLHTDGLVESRDKEYGDAVEDLLVLLRHWACSPDGDGHVGPSGQRHAVQRLADRVAAPAAARRAREDDIALLLVRRTPDPDAAPPVAADWRIAAGDLRALADARRDLRRQLTAWGLPSLARDAELLAAELMSNAVLHAGGDVELNARLDGDVLRVEVLDSSRHRPRLMPEGGGLDGEDGVEDGRVPVSGRGVRLVDAYAERWGWEPLGDRKAVWFELRDGDGRG